The genomic window AAATCACGAAAATTCTAAAAAGAGAACGTGATGAATTTGTAGGGCAACTACAAGTTTCTGAAAAGTTTGCCTTCGTTGTTCCTTCTGAAAGGAAAATGTTCTTTGACTTCTTTATACCAAGAGAAAAAGTTGGTGAGGCTGAAAATGGTGACAAAGTAATTGTCAAAATGACCCAATGGAAGCCAAATGATAAATCTCCTACTGGTAAAATCATTAAAATTTTAGGTAAGTCAGGTGATAATGACACTGAAATTCACTCTATCATGTTTGAATTCGGTTTACCATTTGAATTCCCTAAGGAAGTTGATGCTGAGGCCAACACTATTCCAGATGAAATCCCTGAGGAAGAAATCAAAAATAGAAAAGACTTCAGAGATCGTACAACTTTCACGATTGACCCTGTAACGGCAAAAGACTTTGATGATGCATTGTCTATCCGTAAAATGAAGAATGGTCATTATGAAATCGGTGTTCATATTGCCGATGTTTCTCATTATGTAAGACCAGGATCATTACTTGAAGAAGAAGCTTTCAAAAGAGCAACATCAGTATATCTAGTAGATAGAACTGTTCCAATGCTTCCAGAGAAGCTTTCGAATGGCTTGTGCTCATTAAACCCTCATGTCGATCGTCTAGCTTTTGCAGCTATTTTCGAGATGGATGAAGAAGGAAAAGTATATAAACAATCTTTTGGTAGAACAGTCATACATTCTAATCGACGTTTTTCTTACGAAGAAGCTCAAGAAAGAATTGAGACTAAAGAAGGAGATTACCAAGAAGAAATCAATATTCTAAATGGTATCGCACACAAACTAAAAGATGTAAGGTTCAAAAATGGAGCAATCTCTTTTGAATCTGTCGAATTGAAGTTTGACCTTGATGAAAATGGAAAACCAACTGGTTTGACTCCAAAAATCAGAAAGGATGCTCATAAAATGATTGAAGAGTTTATGCTACTAGCGAACAAGAGAGTAGCAGAATCTATCTTCAGAAAAAAGCAAGATGGCAAACCAATGACAATGGTATACCGTGTACACGGTGATCCTGACCCCGAGAAATTAGCTCAGTTTGCATCATTTGCTAAGCGCTTTGGTTATGATTTAGATCTGAACGAAAAGAAAATTGCGTTCTCATTAAATAACCTGACTGGAGAAGTAGAAGGAAAACCAGAACAAAATATCATTGAGCAGCAAGCGATCCGAACAATGGCAAAAGCTGTGTATACAACAGCTCCAGAAGGACATTACGGTTTAGGATTTGCTCATTATACTCACTTTACATCACCAATTCGTCGTTATCCTGATGTAATGGTTCACAGACTACTTCAACATTACCTTGATAAAGGTAAATCTGCTGATGAAAATGAGTTCGAAGATCGTTGTAAACATTCTTCAGCAAGAGAAAAAGTAGCTGCCGATGCAGAAAGAGCTTCCATTAAATACAAGCAAGTAGAATTCATGTCAGAATTCTTAGGTGAAGAAATGGAAGGTACTATCTCTGGTCTGACTGATTGGGGTATGTTTATCGAATTAAAGGACACAAGATGTGAAGGCCTAGTACGATATTC from Flammeovirga agarivorans includes these protein-coding regions:
- the rnr gene encoding ribonuclease R; this translates as MTKGKKKNKKENSRAKKKFQKRSSINTQTIQNIINLLNSSPETGFSLRQIVKEVRIKSQTDKDKLKYILAQLAQEGKVLLKGKKYQSITLEEELANTRTATVDFVNPKFAFLIVDTKEGEEPIEDIRIVLPNMNRALHGDKVEYTTFYNKQRKRTEAKITKILKRERDEFVGQLQVSEKFAFVVPSERKMFFDFFIPREKVGEAENGDKVIVKMTQWKPNDKSPTGKIIKILGKSGDNDTEIHSIMFEFGLPFEFPKEVDAEANTIPDEIPEEEIKNRKDFRDRTTFTIDPVTAKDFDDALSIRKMKNGHYEIGVHIADVSHYVRPGSLLEEEAFKRATSVYLVDRTVPMLPEKLSNGLCSLNPHVDRLAFAAIFEMDEEGKVYKQSFGRTVIHSNRRFSYEEAQERIETKEGDYQEEINILNGIAHKLKDVRFKNGAISFESVELKFDLDENGKPTGLTPKIRKDAHKMIEEFMLLANKRVAESIFRKKQDGKPMTMVYRVHGDPDPEKLAQFASFAKRFGYDLDLNEKKIAFSLNNLTGEVEGKPEQNIIEQQAIRTMAKAVYTTAPEGHYGLGFAHYTHFTSPIRRYPDVMVHRLLQHYLDKGKSADENEFEDRCKHSSAREKVAADAERASIKYKQVEFMSEFLGEEMEGTISGLTDWGMFIELKDTRCEGLVRYSSMLADQYIFDSEEMIVKGVKYKETFQLGDPVKVIVKETNIEKRSIDFELV